A stretch of the Polluticoccus soli genome encodes the following:
- a CDS encoding class I SAM-dependent methyltransferase, with amino-acid sequence MTEILYDTIGKAYNATRCADPYIAGRVFELLSPRPDGLYLDIGCGTANYLTALAEKGVKFYGVDPSETMLAEARKKDNGAQFFNAKAEALPFGDEFFDGCTATFTLHHWDNKLKGLKEVNRVLKPGSKIVFLSFCGEQMRGYWLNHYFPEMMKRSWELLPELPEMELLLNNAGFQLATIEKYFVQEDLQDHFVYSNKHRPEQYLRPEIRANASSFAAFCSPEELTSGLTALEADIVNRRIYDIMKSYENDKGDYIFLVAQK; translated from the coding sequence ATGACAGAGATCTTATACGATACCATAGGCAAAGCTTACAACGCCACCCGCTGCGCTGATCCTTATATCGCTGGCCGCGTATTCGAATTATTGTCTCCCAGGCCGGATGGCCTTTATCTCGACATTGGTTGCGGTACCGCAAACTACCTCACGGCGCTGGCGGAAAAAGGCGTGAAATTCTACGGCGTTGATCCGTCTGAAACCATGCTGGCTGAAGCGCGTAAAAAGGATAACGGAGCTCAGTTCTTCAATGCTAAGGCTGAAGCGCTACCCTTTGGCGATGAGTTCTTTGATGGCTGCACGGCAACATTTACCCTTCACCATTGGGATAATAAACTGAAAGGCCTTAAAGAAGTGAACCGTGTATTGAAACCGGGAAGCAAAATTGTCTTTCTCAGTTTCTGCGGCGAGCAGATGCGCGGCTACTGGCTCAACCACTACTTCCCTGAAATGATGAAGCGCAGCTGGGAGTTGCTGCCGGAATTGCCTGAAATGGAACTGCTACTGAATAATGCCGGCTTCCAACTGGCCACCATTGAAAAATATTTTGTGCAGGAAGACCTCCAGGATCATTTCGTCTACTCGAACAAACATAGGCCCGAACAATACCTGAGGCCGGAGATCAGGGCGAATGCTTCTTCGTTTGCTGCATTTTGTTCGCCTGAAGAACTGACATCGGGGTTGACAGCTCTCGAAGCAGATATAGTAAATCGTAGGATCTACGACATCATGAAAAGCTATGAGAACGATAAAGGCGACTACATTTTTCTCGTAGCACAGAAATAA
- a CDS encoding T9SS type B sorting domain-containing protein has protein sequence MKQTASIKRLGLSLLAAIGCLSGQAQTVLNTAYTNSPGNVTGNFTAPATPQYVTFTVKNTNCYPITLTEFSILHMVDVNVTFGSVTVTVSNNGAVYTVLRQTSGGITSDPSVSSAISTWPIVGSSSPITAGSSGIIPVVTGLTTNNLTEIGAGQEVRFAIVSNDTMFVRAGIGQGTTPAVIPSPRTFTLNGVTLLSVDPTDFVSERVRYGRYPNLPLNSQAPIPANPAIQSFHYGFDGGVTFKRSGPTVAVINNNACDTSGDSVTLVATIPVPPGCVTNPVFHWSGPGIIGNPTSSTVKIYASLANAGKYLCWYTAGTETSATTSATVNVTPRPKAPKITTKNQYCIGEPFQPVIADGQNILWYTIPFGGTGTTVPPYVNTNMAGSYTWYASQTVGNCEGPRSAVTITVAPIPVRPTVVSPVVFCENEPASPLSAGGTGLIWYVDPVGGLGSVIAPVPGTSVKDTLTWYVSQKIDGCEGPRSKIDVIVTFKPNGMVLVSDTPWICQHDELTFTYFGSATEFTGITWKVPSPAATSVGGGIGLDPITIRFDSAGLQQVIMSANNLGCIGDPFVQYVTVKPIPYAFINAPSDVCPNDDRIVVLDEFSPGIDTFKFNWDGGVTTHFATDQGPYGVMWSTPGRKVIKLTMVQDLCVGEATDTVDVRNLPDATINAFYDENQDNNFDGFDAKKALICSGDSLRLEAKTIVVSSKYEWTPTRFFDNAANLPVTYGRIDFSGFVTLKVTDELGCVSMDSIKLVTKPCCEIAFPTAFTPNGDGKNDIFRAISPGHQDTRTFQIVNRYGQVVYENVNAEKGWDGMMKGEPADMGTYFYHINFKCDNKWTDQKGEFILVR, from the coding sequence ATGAAACAAACAGCATCCATTAAGCGTTTAGGTTTGTCGCTCCTTGCAGCCATAGGCTGTCTTTCTGGCCAGGCGCAGACCGTTCTAAACACTGCGTATACCAACAGCCCTGGCAACGTAACTGGTAACTTTACTGCTCCAGCTACGCCACAGTATGTAACATTCACCGTTAAGAATACTAATTGCTACCCAATTACTCTTACCGAGTTCAGCATCCTCCATATGGTAGATGTGAATGTAACCTTCGGCAGTGTGACGGTTACTGTTTCAAACAATGGTGCTGTTTACACAGTTTTAAGGCAAACAAGTGGAGGTATAACAAGCGACCCATCAGTCAGCTCAGCTATATCAACCTGGCCAATTGTAGGAAGTTCTAGTCCTATTACCGCTGGATCATCAGGTATTATTCCGGTTGTAACGGGATTAACCACCAATAATCTAACAGAAATTGGGGCTGGTCAGGAAGTGAGGTTTGCGATCGTCAGCAATGATACAATGTTTGTAAGAGCAGGCATTGGCCAGGGTACAACTCCGGCAGTGATACCCAGTCCTAGAACTTTTACATTGAACGGTGTAACACTATTGTCGGTTGACCCAACTGATTTTGTAAGCGAGCGTGTACGTTATGGTCGTTATCCAAACTTACCTCTTAATTCGCAAGCCCCGATACCGGCAAATCCGGCTATACAATCTTTCCATTATGGTTTTGACGGTGGTGTAACCTTCAAACGTTCAGGTCCTACTGTTGCGGTTATCAACAACAACGCCTGCGATACTTCTGGTGATTCTGTTACCCTGGTTGCTACTATTCCAGTACCTCCCGGTTGCGTAACCAACCCGGTTTTCCACTGGAGCGGCCCTGGCATCATTGGTAACCCTACCAGCTCTACAGTTAAAATATATGCTTCTTTAGCTAACGCAGGTAAATACCTGTGCTGGTATACAGCCGGTACAGAAACTTCTGCTACAACATCGGCTACAGTAAATGTGACACCAAGGCCCAAAGCACCAAAGATCACTACAAAAAACCAATACTGCATTGGTGAGCCATTCCAGCCGGTAATTGCTGATGGCCAGAATATATTATGGTATACTATTCCATTTGGCGGTACTGGTACTACTGTACCTCCTTATGTAAACACTAACATGGCCGGCAGCTATACATGGTATGCCAGCCAAACCGTAGGCAACTGCGAAGGTCCACGTTCTGCTGTTACCATTACAGTAGCACCGATACCTGTAAGGCCAACTGTGGTTAGCCCTGTGGTATTCTGCGAAAACGAGCCAGCAAGCCCACTATCTGCAGGCGGTACCGGTCTCATCTGGTATGTTGACCCAGTAGGTGGTTTAGGTTCAGTTATCGCTCCGGTACCAGGTACCAGCGTAAAAGATACCCTGACATGGTACGTTTCTCAAAAAATAGATGGTTGTGAAGGTCCGCGCAGCAAGATCGATGTAATAGTAACCTTCAAACCAAACGGAATGGTACTGGTAAGCGACACTCCGTGGATCTGCCAGCACGACGAACTGACTTTCACTTATTTCGGTAGCGCGACCGAGTTCACGGGTATTACCTGGAAAGTGCCTAGCCCTGCGGCTACAAGCGTTGGCGGCGGTATCGGCCTCGACCCGATAACTATCCGTTTCGACTCTGCAGGTCTGCAACAGGTGATCATGTCTGCCAACAACCTGGGTTGTATCGGCGATCCGTTTGTTCAATATGTAACAGTTAAGCCAATACCATACGCCTTCATCAACGCTCCTTCTGACGTTTGTCCGAACGATGACAGGATCGTAGTACTGGATGAGTTCTCTCCGGGCATCGATACCTTCAAGTTCAACTGGGATGGTGGTGTTACTACACACTTCGCTACAGACCAGGGTCCTTACGGCGTAATGTGGAGCACACCGGGCCGTAAAGTGATAAAACTGACAATGGTACAAGATCTTTGCGTGGGCGAAGCTACCGATACCGTAGATGTTCGTAACCTGCCGGATGCTACTATTAATGCGTTCTATGATGAGAACCAGGATAACAATTTTGACGGCTTCGACGCTAAGAAAGCACTGATATGCTCTGGTGACAGCCTGAGGCTGGAAGCCAAAACGATCGTGGTTAGCTCTAAATACGAATGGACCCCAACGCGCTTCTTTGACAATGCCGCTAACCTGCCGGTTACTTATGGCCGTATCGACTTCTCAGGTTTTGTTACGCTGAAAGTAACTGACGAACTTGGTTGTGTAAGTATGGATAGCATTAAACTGGTAACTAAGCCTTGCTGCGAAATTGCTTTCCCAACTGCCTTTACACCAAACGGCGACGGTAAGAATGATATATTCCGTGCTATCAGCCCGGGTCACCAAGATACCCGCACCTTCCAGATCGTTAACCGCTATGGACAGGTTGTTTACGAAAACGTAAACGCTGAGAAAGGCTGGGATGGTATGATGAAAGGCGAGCCAGCTGATATGGGCACTTACTTCTACCACATCAACTTCAAATGCGATAACAAGTGGACCGATCAGAAAGGTGAATTCATCCTGGTACGCTAA
- a CDS encoding SRPBCC family protein, which yields MKQEPIIVERVYNAPAERVWKALTDKNKMKQWYFDIADFKPQEGFEFRFVGKDHDGVEWLHICTITEVIPNKKLTHSWRYDGYEGNSYVTWELFPEGDTTRVRLTHEGLETFPSTVAAFAKQNFVEGWTAILGTMLQEFVEQGTIKKHVEMNATAEKIWDVLTAPQYTTQWAAAFSEGTWVETDWKKSSEVIWKDKDGNIGARGTVEISNKASLLKIMFPDEQKEEHTKRPYTETYAMSDDGKGKATLSIDAGPLSVKHLKMHEPLWNKAIAKIKELAEQ from the coding sequence ATGAAACAGGAACCTATAATTGTGGAACGTGTGTATAACGCACCTGCCGAAAGGGTTTGGAAAGCGCTTACCGACAAAAACAAAATGAAACAATGGTATTTTGACATTGCCGACTTTAAGCCACAGGAAGGTTTCGAATTTCGTTTTGTGGGCAAAGACCACGATGGCGTTGAGTGGCTGCACATCTGCACCATAACAGAGGTGATACCTAATAAAAAACTCACGCACAGCTGGCGCTACGACGGCTACGAAGGCAATTCATACGTAACATGGGAGCTGTTTCCCGAAGGCGACACAACAAGGGTCAGGCTTACCCATGAAGGACTCGAAACCTTCCCGTCTACTGTAGCAGCGTTTGCGAAACAAAACTTTGTAGAAGGCTGGACCGCTATCCTTGGTACCATGCTGCAGGAGTTTGTAGAACAAGGCACCATCAAGAAACATGTGGAAATGAATGCTACTGCCGAAAAGATCTGGGATGTACTTACAGCTCCACAATACACCACGCAGTGGGCAGCAGCCTTTAGCGAAGGCACCTGGGTAGAAACCGACTGGAAAAAAAGCTCCGAAGTGATATGGAAAGACAAAGACGGCAACATAGGCGCCCGCGGCACGGTTGAGATCAGCAATAAAGCATCGCTGCTGAAGATAATGTTCCCAGACGAGCAGAAGGAAGAACATACCAAGCGCCCGTACACCGAAACTTATGCCATGTCTGACGACGGTAAAGGGAAAGCAACCTTATCAATTGATGCTGGTCCGTTGTCGGTGAAGCATCTCAAAATGCACGAGCCGCTTTGGAACAAGGCGATAGCTAAAATAAAGGAACTGGCAGAGCAATAA
- a CDS encoding DUF2062 domain-containing protein, with translation MRKPIKEIASHFGMMDNRQPLYEADFIRHKACVLMPTYNNATTIASVVKELLNYTSQIIIVNDGSTDDTEAILAAFPQLKVISYRPNRGKGYALRTGIREAAKAGYQYAITIDSDGQHYPKDLVVFLRQLDETPGALMVGARNMDQENVPGKSSFGNRFSNFWFWVNTGISLPDTQSGYRLYPVQPLARKRWFTRKYEFEIEVIVRASWSGIPVISVPVSVYYPKPEERISHFRPFKDFTRISILNTVLVLIALLYIKPRDFIRMLGSKDGWTAIYRALFVHPEESNHHKAASVGFGVFMGIVPIWGFQLAVGIPLAILFRLNKALFLLAANISIFPFTAFILMASLATGKIILDQPWSFDWHSLSLEQVKQDGAAFFLGGTVLSIISGAIAYLFTYAILMLSRPRR, from the coding sequence TTGCGAAAACCAATTAAAGAAATAGCTTCGCATTTCGGTATGATGGATAACAGGCAGCCGCTTTACGAGGCAGATTTTATAAGGCATAAGGCATGTGTATTGATGCCTACTTATAACAATGCCACTACCATTGCCTCAGTTGTCAAAGAACTTCTAAACTATACCAGCCAGATCATCATCGTGAACGACGGTTCTACCGATGATACTGAGGCCATCCTTGCAGCCTTCCCACAGTTGAAGGTCATTAGCTACAGGCCCAACCGGGGCAAGGGATATGCGCTTCGTACAGGTATCAGAGAGGCAGCCAAAGCAGGCTACCAGTACGCCATCACGATAGATAGTGATGGGCAACATTATCCTAAAGACCTCGTGGTGTTTCTCCGTCAGCTGGACGAAACCCCTGGCGCCCTTATGGTGGGCGCCCGCAATATGGACCAGGAGAACGTTCCCGGTAAAAGCAGCTTCGGTAACCGGTTTTCCAATTTCTGGTTCTGGGTCAATACAGGCATTAGCCTTCCAGACACTCAGTCGGGTTACCGCTTGTACCCGGTGCAGCCACTGGCTCGTAAGCGCTGGTTTACCCGCAAGTACGAGTTCGAGATCGAAGTGATCGTACGGGCTTCCTGGAGCGGTATTCCTGTAATCAGCGTCCCCGTATCAGTATACTATCCAAAGCCCGAAGAGCGTATTTCGCATTTCAGGCCGTTCAAAGACTTCACACGCATCAGCATACTCAATACAGTGCTGGTACTCATCGCCCTCCTATATATCAAGCCCCGCGATTTCATCCGTATGCTGGGTAGCAAAGACGGCTGGACCGCCATCTACCGCGCGCTGTTTGTGCACCCGGAGGAGAGCAACCACCACAAGGCCGCGTCTGTAGGCTTCGGGGTGTTCATGGGTATCGTGCCTATCTGGGGCTTCCAGCTGGCCGTTGGGATACCCCTGGCTATCCTGTTCCGGCTCAATAAGGCCTTATTCCTGCTGGCCGCCAATATCAGCATCTTCCCGTTCACTGCCTTTATCCTGATGGCCAGCCTGGCCACCGGTAAGATCATCCTGGACCAACCCTGGTCATTCGACTGGCATAGCTTGTCGCTGGAACAGGTAAAGCAGGATGGGGCAGCGTTCTTCCTGGGAGGGACTGTATTGTCTATCATTTCCGGGGCCATTGCTTATCTGTTTACTTATGCTATCCTGATGTTGTCCAGGCCAAGGCGGTAG
- a CDS encoding DUF2007 domain-containing protein, with the protein MSLVTIATFANAFNMNVVRGRLESEGIPAFPKDEHTVTTNPFYNGALGGIKLQVREEDVPEAQRILAESGYRQPQPQPPVIEKRKNPFLSFLKFILFFAAALALIYLLHDPLAYLEPVRKPIELPLPIPHKNSP; encoded by the coding sequence ATGAGCCTAGTTACTATAGCCACGTTTGCCAATGCTTTTAACATGAATGTCGTCAGGGGGCGACTTGAGAGTGAAGGCATACCGGCTTTTCCGAAAGATGAGCATACCGTTACCACCAATCCCTTTTACAACGGCGCACTGGGCGGCATCAAGCTGCAGGTGCGCGAAGAAGATGTACCCGAAGCACAGCGCATCCTGGCAGAATCAGGATATCGCCAGCCACAACCGCAGCCGCCAGTTATTGAGAAAAGGAAAAACCCTTTTCTCAGCTTCCTGAAATTCATCCTCTTTTTCGCCGCCGCGTTGGCGCTTATCTATTTACTACACGACCCGCTCGCCTATCTCGAACCGGTTCGCAAGCCTATAGAATTGCCACTGCCTATTCCGCATAAAAATTCTCCTTAA
- a CDS encoding ArsR/SmtB family transcription factor: MRRDVFQAIADPTRRQILSLLAKQSMNLNTLADNFDISRPAISKQIRILTECGLIIVRQQGRKRYCEAQMQELGVVAEWLEQYRQFWNYKLDALGDFLEQEKTITKHKPTKKHKHK, from the coding sequence ATGAGAAGAGATGTTTTCCAGGCCATTGCAGACCCCACCAGGCGCCAGATACTAAGCTTATTGGCAAAGCAAAGCATGAACCTGAATACGCTTGCTGATAACTTTGATATCAGCAGGCCTGCCATATCCAAACAGATCAGGATACTGACCGAATGCGGCCTGATAATTGTGCGCCAGCAGGGACGTAAGCGCTATTGCGAAGCGCAAATGCAGGAGCTTGGTGTAGTTGCTGAATGGCTGGAACAATACCGGCAATTCTGGAACTATAAGCTAGACGCACTCGGAGATTTTTTAGAACAAGAAAAAACAATAACTAAACATAAACCAACTAAAAAACATAAACACAAATGA